Proteins co-encoded in one Cricetulus griseus strain 17A/GY chromosome 1 unlocalized genomic scaffold, alternate assembly CriGri-PICRH-1.0 chr1_1, whole genome shotgun sequence genomic window:
- the Rasl10a gene encoding ras-like protein family member 10A isoform X2, with product MGGSLRVAVLGAPGVGKTAIIRQFLFGDYPERHRPTDGPRLYRPAVLLDGAVYDLSIRDGDVAGPGSSPRGLEEWPDPKDWSLQDTDAFVLVYDICSPDSFDYVKALRQRIAENRPAGAPEAPILVVGNKRDRQRLRFGPRRALATLVRRGWRCGYLECSAKYNWHVLRLFRELLRCALVRTRPAHPALRLQGALHPARCSLM from the exons ATGGGCGGCAGCCTGCGTGTGGCTGTTCTGGGTGCTCCGGGAGTGGGCAAGACAGCCATCATCCGCCAGTTCCTGTTCGGTGACTATCCCGAGCGCCACCGGCCCACAGACGGTCCCCGCCTCTACCGGCCCGCCGTACTGCTCGACGGCGCTGTCTACGACCTGAGTATCCGTGATGGTGACGTCGCTGGCCCCGGTTCGAGCCCCAGAGGTCTCGAG GAATGGCCAGACCCTAAAGACTGGAGCTTGCAGGACACAGATGCCTTTGTGCTGGTCTACGACATCTGCAGCCCCGACAGTTTCGATTATGTGAAAGCCCTGAGGCAGCGCATAGCAGAAAACAG GCCGGCGGGCGCGCCAGAGGCACCCATCCTCGTGGTAGGCAACAAGCGGGATCGTCAGCGGCTGCGCTTCGGACCTCGTCGTGCACTGGCCACTCTAGTGCGCAGGGGCTGGCGCTGCGGCTATCTCGAGTGCTCAGCCAAATACAACTGGCACGTGCTGCGTCTCTTCAGAGAGCTTCTGCGTTGTGCTCTGGTGCGCACACGTCCTGCGCATCCGGCCCTACGCCTGCAGGGGGCGCTGCATCCAGCACGCTGCAGCCTCATGTGA
- the Rasl10a gene encoding ras-like protein family member 10A isoform X3: MGGSLRVAVLGAPGVGKTAIIRQFLFGDYPERHRPTDGPRLYRPAVLLDGAVYDLSIRDGDVAGPGSSPRGLEEWPDPKDWSLQDTDAFVLVYDICSPDSFDYVKALRQRIAENSRGPTRICTHGEGSSGHGVSSTASFISIRPPGRRARQRHPSSW, from the exons ATGGGCGGCAGCCTGCGTGTGGCTGTTCTGGGTGCTCCGGGAGTGGGCAAGACAGCCATCATCCGCCAGTTCCTGTTCGGTGACTATCCCGAGCGCCACCGGCCCACAGACGGTCCCCGCCTCTACCGGCCCGCCGTACTGCTCGACGGCGCTGTCTACGACCTGAGTATCCGTGATGGTGACGTCGCTGGCCCCGGTTCGAGCCCCAGAGGTCTCGAG GAATGGCCAGACCCTAAAGACTGGAGCTTGCAGGACACAGATGCCTTTGTGCTGGTCTACGACATCTGCAGCCCCGACAGTTTCGATTATGTGAAAGCCCTGAGGCAGCGCATAGCAGAAAACAG TAGGGGACCCACCCGCATTTGTACACATGGGGAGGGCTCTTCTGGCCATGGAGTCTCCAGCACCGCATCTTTCATATCCATCCGGCCTCCAGGCCGGCGGGCGCGCCAGAGGCACCCATCCTCGTGGTAG